TCGGATCCCGAGGTAATTTCGCCCCACTCGCTCCATCTCACCTTCCTGCCTTCCGGCTGCTTGATTGGTGCTtgctgtatgtatgtgtgtgtgtcaaAGATTTGCGCACCGCCGCCTGTTTCTGTGCAGCAGCCAGCGTGTTTCCCCTAGCTTTCCTCTGCCGTCGCTAGGGTTACCGTCCTCCGCGCGTGCGTTACCAAGTAAATGGTGCTGCGTCAAGGTCTGGCGTGTCGGGTAGTTACCACGCGCAATCTCGCTGTAATATGTGGCTGGTCGGTGGCCGCGCCGGCGTGGCAGTGGCAGCAAGGTCGGCCATGGATCTTGCCCAAGGTTTGAGACTAcgaatggagattttttttcttgTGGGGCGGCCAGATATGCTTGGTTACCGCGGTTACCTAGTATTACCAGGAAAATTTCGGATGAAATTTAAAATCGAATTGAATTTAATTTTTTACCTAGACATAGGTACATATTGAACATGAATTTAACCAAAATAATCTGCAATCCTACATGGGATATGTTATCTGGGGAATGTCAGCTGGGAAGGGGGTGACAAGCGAACTTTTTTGTGTGGCAAGTTTACGTGGTGGGAGATGGCAAATCCTGCCTTTTTTGCCCTTCTTCCCATAAGTTGTCATTTGTTTCAGAAGAAATTGCCGTCCTCCCAGCGAATGTTTGCTAGCTATTGGGTTCCTTTCTACATacgatagtactccctccgtccggaaatacttatcagagaaatggatgtatctagacgtattttagttctagatacatccatttgtatcCATTTCACCAACAAGTATTTCCAGACGCACGAAGTACTTGATTATATACTAAGCATTTCTATAAATTAAGAAAGCAGTATTTTTTGCACGGTACATGTATTTCTTGTGTttgtatgggggggggggggggaggtcgaAAAACACAGTTACTGGGTGGTCACCGAATTTATCGCCTGGTAACAAAAATCCTGATCTTGCTCCATGTCCCTACCCCATTTCAGTTCATTATATTACTAGTGCTAGCTCTTTTCATCCCTTGACAAGTATTTTCCAAATTACCATCTCATTCAGGTGGAGGAATGCTTCAAGAAGACTTACTTCAGAACTACACGACGAGCTAGTTGGCTCTTCCCATCCAGTATCAGCATGCCCAATGGCTCCATCAAGGAGAAGACGACTGCAGATATGGTCGATGGGGCCATCAACATGCCTGCGAAAACGATGGAGGGGAATAAGAATGAGAGCAAGTCAAAGACGAACAAGGGGATCAAAGTGAAGAAGGGAGTGCGGACATGCAAGAAGAGGGATGGCAAGAAGCCACAAAAGAAGaggcccgtcgttgacatgggTGAGGCGTTCTACTACTACGACGGGTTTGGCCCCTCACGCAGCTCCAAGAGGCATTGCAGATCAAGCGGTGGTAATAGTGTGCTGGAAGAACCTCCACTACCCATTGAACAACAGAAAGATGAGGCATGCACCCAAACACAATTTGATTTTAGTGCAAGCCAAGCTAATGTCACTGACCATCAGGCT
This window of the Triticum aestivum cultivar Chinese Spring chromosome 5D, IWGSC CS RefSeq v2.1, whole genome shotgun sequence genome carries:
- the LOC123126073 gene encoding uncharacterized protein isoform X1; amino-acid sequence: MRIRRSASRLLGGAAAAFAPAPAPSDPPRFELFPPPPSPPATDQAHESSAGLVAPEAASCGQPCCELSRSPWELMAELDLSDPEVEECFKKTYFRTTRRASWLFPSSISMPNGSIKEKTTADMVDGAINMPAKTMEGNKNESKSKTNKGIKVKKGVRTCKKRDGKKPQKKRPVVDMGEAFYYYDGFGPSRSSKRHCRSSGGNSVLEEPPLPIEQQKDEACTQTQFDFSASQANVTDHQALPTSTQVEKPRLNGSNANIVSCDEESSNNDALGCNGKQLHNIMMMKSPFKKRWRKPIKARSLKSLM